One Elaeis guineensis isolate ETL-2024a chromosome 10, EG11, whole genome shotgun sequence genomic window carries:
- the LOC140852109 gene encoding uncharacterized protein: protein MGVSSRRTPWHGFLLVASTQFFIIALCLATGSLHSAEYTPSLHSDNVTCTTNTSSSSSTGIGIGIAAQLHHAHTRIHKYKQVGGGGSGGGGGGRGGGGGGGGGGGGGGWGYGWGWGSMGGGGGGGGGGGEVSGGCWWRCEEGGKGGSEGRHHRHGGEYARCSGTGRCGGMKLLCPMHCDGPCFYDCESNCRAHCRL, encoded by the exons ATGGGGGTCTCCTCACGAAGGACCCCTTGGCATGGTTTCCTGTTGGTTGCTTCCACCCAATTCTTCATCATAGCACTCTGCTTAGCCACCGGTTCGCTGCACTCCGCAGAATATACACCATCACTCCATAGCGACAATGTGACTTGCACCACCAAcaccagcagcagcagcagcactgGCATTGGCATTGGCATTGCAGCACAACTGCACCATGCGCATACGAGGATTCACAAGTACAAGCAAGTCGGTGGTGGTGGTAgtggaggaggaggtggtggtcgaggaggaggaggaggaggtggtggtggcgGTGGTGGAGGTGGTTGGGGTTATGGCTGGGGATGGGGTAGCATGGGTGGCGGTGGCGGTGGAGGTGGCGGCGGTGGAGAAGTTAGTGGGGGGTGCTGGTGGAGATGTGAAGAAGGTGGGAAAGGAGGGAGTGAAGGGAGACATCACAGGCATGGAG GGGAGTATGCAAGGTGCTCCGGCACAGGGCGGTGCGGCGGGATGAAGCTGCTGTGCCCCATGCACTGCGATGGTCCATGCTTCTATGACTGCGAGAGCAATTGTAGGGCTCACTGCAGATTATAA
- the LOC105052860 gene encoding splicing factor U2af small subunit B: MAEHLASIFGTEKDRVNCPFYFKIGACRHGDRCSRLHNRPTISPTLLLSNMYQRPDMITTGIDAQGQPIDPRKIQEHFEDFYEDIFEELSKFGEIESLNVCDNLADHMIGNVYVQFREEEQAAAALRALQGRFYSGRPIIVDFSPVTDFREATCRQFEENSCNRGGYCNFMHVKQISRELRRKLFGHYRRSHGTSRSRSPSPSYWRDYRDRDYRDRGDYHGSGRRSGDRHGRYDSDGGRRRHGSPRRTRSPVREGSEERRARIEQWNREREERHA, translated from the coding sequence ATGGCGGAGCACTTGGCTTCGATCTTTGGTACCGAGAAGGATAGGGTGAACTGCCCATTCTATTTCAAGATTGGAGCATGCCGCCATGGGGACAGGTGCTCCCGTCTCCACAACCGCCCCACAATATCTCCCACCCTTCTCCTCTCCAACATGTATCAGCGCCCGGACATGATCACCACAGGAATTGATGCGCAGGGCCAACCTATTGACCCCCGAAAGATCCAGGAGCACTTTGAGGATTTTTATGAGGACATCTTTGAGGAGCTCAGCAAGTTTGGTGAGATTGAGAGCCTCAATGTCTGTGATAACCTTGCTGATCACATGATCGGAAATGTCTATGTCCAGttcagggaagaagaacaagcagCTGCAGCTCTTAGAGCCCTTCAAGGCAGGTTCTACTCAGGCCGCCCAATAATTGTGGACTTCTCACCAGTGACGGACTTTCGGGAGGCCACTTGCCGGCAGTTTGAGGAGAACAGCTGCAACCGTGGTGGATATTGCAattttatgcatgtcaaacagaTCAGTAGAGAATTGAGGAGGAAGCTATTTGGACATTACCGGAGGTCTCATGGGACGAGCCGTAGCCGAAGTCCGAGCCCATCCTATTGGAGAGACTATCGTGATAGAGACTACCGTGACCGTGGGGACTACCATGGAAGTGGGCGGAGGAGTGGAGACAGGCATGGAAGGTATGACAGTGATGGTGGAAGACGGCGACATGGGAGCCCTAGGCGGACAAGGAGCCCAGTGAGGGAAGGAAGTGAGGAACGGAGGGCTAGGATTGAACAGTGGAATCGGGAAAGAGAGGAGAGGCATGCATAA
- the LOC105052859 gene encoding AT-rich interactive domain-containing protein 3 isoform X3: protein MSETRDSTESSDQEMPELSEDEQIDEVAEDEDFSPLIENPMGQNSELQTEAFAGASREPASVEQTTRSNVILPDLKNVAEDPGPLIEKDEASDHHEASDIRTGEESKLDNVQLENGGRSTATDNNAAHSEEFTDASLKQEKEGGEYLAGVEGSNQSYTFNSFLDGDDSGTEEEQAAFMKELENFFRERSMEFKPPKFYGEGLNCLKLWRAVTRLGGYDQVTSCKLWRQVGESFKPPKTCTTVSWSFRIFYEKALLEYEKHKIRTGELQVPISSLPDTMVSDHQVGGNQSSGSGRARRDAAARAMQGWHSQRLLGNGEVGDPIIKDKSAMPLLKRDKHLKSIDLAVFVNNISLYGYLQIFQMCLGLLKRKKTSGLDRAAKVTHTKVIRPQGDSMVVDVGAPADWVKINVRRTKDCFEVYALVPGLLREEVKMHAIPCFETGACSIRSCWSFGYIW from the exons ATGAGTGAGACAAGGGATAGCACTGAATCATCAGACCAAGAAATGCCAGAACTTTCGGAAGATGAGCAGATTGACGAGGTGGCTGAAGATGAGGACTTCTCACCTTTAATCGAGAACCCAATGGGGCAGAACTCTGAGTTGCAAACAGAAGCTTTTGCAGGAGCTTCTCGGGAACCTGCTTCAGTTGAACAGACTACTAGAAGCAATGTCATACTGCCTGACCTCAAAAATGTTGCTGAGGATCCTGGTCCTCTGATTGAGAAGGATGAGGCCTCAGATCACCATGAGGCATCTGATATCAGGACTGGCGAGGAGAGCAAGCTGGATAATGTACAGTTGGAGAATGGGGGCAGATCTACTGCAACAGATAATAATGCAGCTCATTCTGAAGAATTTACGGATGCCTCACTGAAACAGGAAAAGGAAGGTGGAGAGTACTTAGCTGGTGTGGAGGGTTCTAATCAGTCATACACTTTCAACTCTTTCCTCGATGGTGATGATTCTGGAACAGAAGAAGAACAGGCAGCATTCATGAAGGAGCTTGAAAATTTTTTCAGGGAGAGGAGCATGGAGTTTAAACCACCCAAGTTTTACGGAGAAGGGTTGAATTGTCTCAA GTTATGGAGGGCGGTGACTAGATTGGGTGGTTATGACCAG gtAACATCGTGCAAGTTGTGGCGTCAGGTGGGAGAGTCTTTCAAGCCCCCAAA GACCTGTACTACTGTATCTTGGTCATTTCGAATTTTCTACGAGAAG GCACTTCTTGAGTATGAGAAACATAAAATTCGTACAGGTGAGCTCCAAGTGCCGATTTCTTCGCTTCCAGACACTATGGTTTCCGATCATCAG GTAGGTGGAAATCAATCATCGGGCTCAGGTAGAGCCCGAAGGGATGCTGCAGCACGTGCTATGCAGGGTTGGCATTCTCAGCGCCTACTTGGTAATGGTGAGGTTGGAGACCCAATCATTAAG GATAAAAGTGCAATGCCTCTCCTGAAACGTGATAAACATCTTAAAAGTATTGATTTAGCTGTTTTTGTTAACAATATCAGTCTCTATGGGTACTTACAAATTTTTCAAATGTGTTTAGGTTTACTGAAGAGGAAGAAAACATCTGGCCTGGATCGTGCAGCCAAAGTTACACATACAAAAGTCATCAGGCCACA AGGGGATTCGATGGTTGTTGATGTTGGGGCTCCTGCTGATTGGGTGAAGATCAATGTCCGGCGAACT AAAGACTGTTTTGAAGTCTATGCCTTGGTTCCTGGGCTTCTGCGCGAAGAGGTAAAGATGCATGCCATTCCTTGCTTCGAAACTG GTGCATGTTCAATCAGATCCTGCTGGTCGTTTGGTTATATCTGGTGA
- the LOC105052859 gene encoding AT-rich interactive domain-containing protein 5 isoform X1 — MSETRDSTESSDQEMPELSEDEQIDEVAEDEDFSPLIENPMGQNSELQTEAFAGASREPASVEQTTRSNVILPDLKNVAEDPGPLIEKDEASDHHEASDIRTGEESKLDNVQLENGGRSTATDNNAAHSEEFTDASLKQEKEGGEYLAGVEGSNQSYTFNSFLDGDDSGTEEEQAAFMKELENFFRERSMEFKPPKFYGEGLNCLKLWRAVTRLGGYDQVTSCKLWRQVGESFKPPKTCTTVSWSFRIFYEKALLEYEKHKIRTGELQVPISSLPDTMVSDHQVGGNQSSGSGRARRDAAARAMQGWHSQRLLGNGEVGDPIIKDKSAMPLLKRDKHLKSIDLAVFVNNISLYGYLQIFQMCLGLLKRKKTSGLDRAAKVTHTKVIRPQGDSMVVDVGAPADWVKINVRRTKDCFEVYALVPGLLREEVHVQSDPAGRLVISGEPEQPDNPWGVTPFKKVITLPSRIDPHQTSAVVTLHGQLFVRAPFEQSDI; from the exons ATGAGTGAGACAAGGGATAGCACTGAATCATCAGACCAAGAAATGCCAGAACTTTCGGAAGATGAGCAGATTGACGAGGTGGCTGAAGATGAGGACTTCTCACCTTTAATCGAGAACCCAATGGGGCAGAACTCTGAGTTGCAAACAGAAGCTTTTGCAGGAGCTTCTCGGGAACCTGCTTCAGTTGAACAGACTACTAGAAGCAATGTCATACTGCCTGACCTCAAAAATGTTGCTGAGGATCCTGGTCCTCTGATTGAGAAGGATGAGGCCTCAGATCACCATGAGGCATCTGATATCAGGACTGGCGAGGAGAGCAAGCTGGATAATGTACAGTTGGAGAATGGGGGCAGATCTACTGCAACAGATAATAATGCAGCTCATTCTGAAGAATTTACGGATGCCTCACTGAAACAGGAAAAGGAAGGTGGAGAGTACTTAGCTGGTGTGGAGGGTTCTAATCAGTCATACACTTTCAACTCTTTCCTCGATGGTGATGATTCTGGAACAGAAGAAGAACAGGCAGCATTCATGAAGGAGCTTGAAAATTTTTTCAGGGAGAGGAGCATGGAGTTTAAACCACCCAAGTTTTACGGAGAAGGGTTGAATTGTCTCAA GTTATGGAGGGCGGTGACTAGATTGGGTGGTTATGACCAG gtAACATCGTGCAAGTTGTGGCGTCAGGTGGGAGAGTCTTTCAAGCCCCCAAA GACCTGTACTACTGTATCTTGGTCATTTCGAATTTTCTACGAGAAG GCACTTCTTGAGTATGAGAAACATAAAATTCGTACAGGTGAGCTCCAAGTGCCGATTTCTTCGCTTCCAGACACTATGGTTTCCGATCATCAG GTAGGTGGAAATCAATCATCGGGCTCAGGTAGAGCCCGAAGGGATGCTGCAGCACGTGCTATGCAGGGTTGGCATTCTCAGCGCCTACTTGGTAATGGTGAGGTTGGAGACCCAATCATTAAG GATAAAAGTGCAATGCCTCTCCTGAAACGTGATAAACATCTTAAAAGTATTGATTTAGCTGTTTTTGTTAACAATATCAGTCTCTATGGGTACTTACAAATTTTTCAAATGTGTTTAGGTTTACTGAAGAGGAAGAAAACATCTGGCCTGGATCGTGCAGCCAAAGTTACACATACAAAAGTCATCAGGCCACA AGGGGATTCGATGGTTGTTGATGTTGGGGCTCCTGCTGATTGGGTGAAGATCAATGTCCGGCGAACT AAAGACTGTTTTGAAGTCTATGCCTTGGTTCCTGGGCTTCTGCGCGAAGAG GTGCATGTTCAATCAGATCCTGCTGGTCGTTTGGTTATATCTGGTGAGCCAGAGCAACCTGATAACCCGTGGGGTGTCACCCCCTTTAAAAAG GTTATTACCTTGCCTTCACGAATTGATCCACATCAAACATCAGCAGTTGTCACCCTGCATGGGCAGTTATTTGTACGTGCGCCCTTTGAACAGTCGGATATATAA
- the LOC105052859 gene encoding AT-rich interactive domain-containing protein 3 isoform X2 encodes MSETRDSTESSDQEMPELSEDEQIDEVAEDEDFSPLIENPMGQNSELQTEAFAGASREPASVEQTTRSNVILPDLKNVAEDPGPLIEKDEASDHHEASDIRTGEESKLDNVQLENGGRSTATDNNAAHSEEFTDASLKQEKEGGEYLAGVEGSNQSYTFNSFLDGDDSGTEEEQAAFMKELENFFRERSMEFKPPKFYGEGLNCLKLWRAVTRLGGYDQVTSCKLWRQVGESFKPPKTCTTVSWSFRIFYEKALLEYEKHKIRTGELQVPISSLPDTMVSDHQVGGNQSSGSGRARRDAAARAMQGWHSQRLLGNGEVGDPIIKDKSAMPLLKRDKHLKSLLKRKKTSGLDRAAKVTHTKVIRPQGDSMVVDVGAPADWVKINVRRTKDCFEVYALVPGLLREEVHVQSDPAGRLVISGEPEQPDNPWGVTPFKKVITLPSRIDPHQTSAVVTLHGQLFVRAPFEQSDI; translated from the exons ATGAGTGAGACAAGGGATAGCACTGAATCATCAGACCAAGAAATGCCAGAACTTTCGGAAGATGAGCAGATTGACGAGGTGGCTGAAGATGAGGACTTCTCACCTTTAATCGAGAACCCAATGGGGCAGAACTCTGAGTTGCAAACAGAAGCTTTTGCAGGAGCTTCTCGGGAACCTGCTTCAGTTGAACAGACTACTAGAAGCAATGTCATACTGCCTGACCTCAAAAATGTTGCTGAGGATCCTGGTCCTCTGATTGAGAAGGATGAGGCCTCAGATCACCATGAGGCATCTGATATCAGGACTGGCGAGGAGAGCAAGCTGGATAATGTACAGTTGGAGAATGGGGGCAGATCTACTGCAACAGATAATAATGCAGCTCATTCTGAAGAATTTACGGATGCCTCACTGAAACAGGAAAAGGAAGGTGGAGAGTACTTAGCTGGTGTGGAGGGTTCTAATCAGTCATACACTTTCAACTCTTTCCTCGATGGTGATGATTCTGGAACAGAAGAAGAACAGGCAGCATTCATGAAGGAGCTTGAAAATTTTTTCAGGGAGAGGAGCATGGAGTTTAAACCACCCAAGTTTTACGGAGAAGGGTTGAATTGTCTCAA GTTATGGAGGGCGGTGACTAGATTGGGTGGTTATGACCAG gtAACATCGTGCAAGTTGTGGCGTCAGGTGGGAGAGTCTTTCAAGCCCCCAAA GACCTGTACTACTGTATCTTGGTCATTTCGAATTTTCTACGAGAAG GCACTTCTTGAGTATGAGAAACATAAAATTCGTACAGGTGAGCTCCAAGTGCCGATTTCTTCGCTTCCAGACACTATGGTTTCCGATCATCAG GTAGGTGGAAATCAATCATCGGGCTCAGGTAGAGCCCGAAGGGATGCTGCAGCACGTGCTATGCAGGGTTGGCATTCTCAGCGCCTACTTGGTAATGGTGAGGTTGGAGACCCAATCATTAAG GATAAAAGTGCAATGCCTCTCCTGAAACGTGATAAACATCTTAAAA GTTTACTGAAGAGGAAGAAAACATCTGGCCTGGATCGTGCAGCCAAAGTTACACATACAAAAGTCATCAGGCCACA AGGGGATTCGATGGTTGTTGATGTTGGGGCTCCTGCTGATTGGGTGAAGATCAATGTCCGGCGAACT AAAGACTGTTTTGAAGTCTATGCCTTGGTTCCTGGGCTTCTGCGCGAAGAG GTGCATGTTCAATCAGATCCTGCTGGTCGTTTGGTTATATCTGGTGAGCCAGAGCAACCTGATAACCCGTGGGGTGTCACCCCCTTTAAAAAG GTTATTACCTTGCCTTCACGAATTGATCCACATCAAACATCAGCAGTTGTCACCCTGCATGGGCAGTTATTTGTACGTGCGCCCTTTGAACAGTCGGATATATAA